A genomic window from Candidatus Tumulicola sp. includes:
- a CDS encoding beta-ketoacyl-[acyl-carrier-protein] synthase family protein, with product MTHRVFITGIGAITPIGIGRTNLWQGALAGRQGVRALDRFDASIFRSRVAGQVEDFDPAAFLDRRQLQRSERFAQFSIATARMALEDAGFTPSGDDEDFGIWVGSALGGAAYGEANLRSFLERGIKGVHPMLALSVFPAAACCNIAIHFGIHGPTVSNSNSCAAGAVAIGEAFRAVRDGYTRRALAGGVEIPLTPLIFSAFDVIKSMSQRNDDPATASRPFDAGRDGFVMAEAACLLMLEREEDVVARNATPYAELCGYALTNDGEHMAAPRQDGREAKRAMSKALADAGVRPEQVDHINAHGSSTPLNDATESRAIRSVFGASADKLIVSGIKGMMGHALGATGSVEAALCALGLKDAVVVPTTNLETPAEGCDLRYSPSVPTPLKQQYVLSNSFGFGGLNAALVFKNAA from the coding sequence GTGACACACAGGGTTTTTATAACGGGTATCGGCGCGATCACGCCCATCGGCATCGGCCGCACCAACCTCTGGCAGGGCGCGCTCGCGGGTCGCCAGGGCGTCCGCGCGCTCGACCGCTTCGACGCCTCGATTTTCCGATCGCGAGTGGCCGGCCAAGTCGAGGATTTCGACCCCGCGGCATTTTTGGATCGCCGCCAATTGCAGCGCTCGGAACGTTTCGCGCAGTTCTCCATCGCAACCGCGCGGATGGCGTTAGAGGACGCCGGCTTTACGCCGTCGGGCGATGACGAGGATTTTGGCATCTGGGTCGGGAGCGCGCTCGGCGGCGCGGCATACGGCGAAGCGAACCTGCGCAGTTTCCTGGAGCGCGGCATCAAGGGCGTGCACCCCATGCTCGCGTTGTCCGTCTTCCCGGCTGCGGCGTGCTGCAACATCGCGATCCATTTCGGGATCCATGGACCGACGGTGTCCAATTCGAATTCATGCGCTGCCGGCGCGGTGGCGATCGGCGAAGCGTTTCGCGCCGTGCGCGACGGTTATACACGGCGCGCGTTGGCAGGCGGAGTCGAAATCCCGCTCACGCCGCTGATCTTCAGCGCATTCGACGTCATCAAGTCGATGTCGCAGCGCAATGACGACCCAGCGACCGCAAGCCGGCCGTTCGATGCCGGGCGCGATGGCTTCGTCATGGCGGAAGCCGCCTGCTTGCTGATGCTGGAGCGCGAGGAAGACGTGGTCGCCCGCAATGCCACCCCGTATGCGGAGCTGTGCGGCTACGCGCTCACCAACGACGGCGAGCACATGGCGGCGCCGCGCCAGGATGGACGCGAAGCAAAGCGCGCGATGAGCAAAGCGTTAGCGGACGCCGGCGTGAGGCCCGAGCAAGTCGATCACATCAATGCGCACGGCTCGTCGACGCCGCTGAACGACGCCACCGAGAGCCGCGCGATTCGCAGCGTCTTCGGCGCGTCCGCCGACAAGCTCATCGTGTCCGGCATCAAGGGGATGATGGGTCACGCGCTTGGCGCGACCGGATCGGTCGAAGCGGCGTTGTGCGCGCTCGGTCTCAAAGATGCAGTCGTTGTGCCGACCACAAATCTCGAAACGCCGGCCGAAGGCTGCGACCTGCGCTACTCGCCATCCGTGCCGACGCCGCTGAAGCAGCAGTACGTGCTCTCGAACAGCTTCGGCTTCGGCGGGCTTAACGCCGCGCTCGTCTTCAAAAACGCCGCCTAA
- a CDS encoding SRPBCC family protein, which produces MHAERSIDIAATPQAIYALAQDIGRWPQLLPHYRYVTVLSERDHERTAIMAARRGWIPVRWTALERLDPVTPRIAFRHLSGWTVGMEVAWTFEPIDGGTRVTIVHDLDFKQIPLIGAWVSRYIIGDFFIQSIAGRTLARMKELAEQS; this is translated from the coding sequence ATGCACGCTGAACGATCGATCGATATCGCCGCCACGCCGCAAGCGATCTATGCTTTAGCGCAGGACATCGGTCGTTGGCCGCAGCTCCTGCCGCACTATCGCTACGTCACGGTGTTGAGCGAGCGGGACCACGAAAGGACCGCTATCATGGCCGCACGGCGCGGCTGGATACCCGTGCGCTGGACCGCGCTCGAGCGTCTCGACCCCGTGACACCGCGTATAGCATTCAGACATCTTTCAGGCTGGACTGTTGGAATGGAGGTGGCATGGACATTTGAACCAATAGACGGCGGCACGCGCGTCACCATCGTTCACGATCTCGATTTCAAACAGATTCCCCTGATCGGCGCCTGGGTAAGTAGATACATCATCGGGGATTTCTTCATCCAAAGCATTGCCGGGCGTACGCTTGCGCGCATGAAAGAACTAGCGGAACAATCGTGA
- a CDS encoding FAD-dependent oxidoreductase: MDRGFCRDGRRRRPTPSRAGSATSNALRAPHFDAAIVGAGPAGSSLALRLARAGRSVALIERSRFPRTKVCGDYLSPSALAAFDEAGVLDRVEQRAHRLRTISLTGFGLGPVRLKLPGRGALALARSVLDALMLDIALAAGARLHIGAYLSSVEHERRVDVAFRDAEGVERSLTASVLIGADGAWSSVAQHSGLRTTQRTGGRWAVGGHLREQPDGDGDDVAMYLTAEGYYARNPLGGGLVNAMYVMPTAVAPERADVAVAAITNGRYAFDQGRLERKVAIGPLRYQPKRVASGRILLVGDAAGLLDPFTGQGVPMAVSSSRLAEQAVTYMLEGRDPARAARTYAAAHDALVRPRRFAARVIDALLRTRPLRARLFRRVARDVGAAESLLAAVAGADANAKISPKLVLGLLT, translated from the coding sequence TTGGATCGCGGGTTTTGTCGCGACGGCCGTCGCAGGCGGCCGACGCCCTCGCGCGCAGGGAGTGCCACGAGCAACGCTCTGAGGGCGCCACATTTCGACGCGGCGATCGTCGGCGCGGGTCCAGCGGGTTCGAGCCTGGCGCTGCGTCTTGCGCGAGCCGGCCGTTCCGTGGCCCTCATCGAGCGCAGCCGATTCCCGCGCACCAAAGTCTGCGGCGACTACCTGAGTCCCAGCGCGTTGGCGGCGTTTGACGAAGCGGGCGTGCTGGATCGCGTCGAGCAGCGAGCGCATCGTCTGCGGACGATCAGCCTCACCGGTTTCGGGCTTGGTCCCGTGCGCTTGAAACTGCCCGGGCGGGGCGCGCTGGCGCTCGCGCGTTCGGTCTTGGACGCGCTCATGCTCGACATCGCGCTGGCTGCCGGCGCGCGCTTGCACATAGGCGCGTATCTCTCATCCGTGGAGCACGAACGTCGCGTCGACGTCGCATTTCGCGACGCCGAAGGCGTCGAACGCTCGCTCACCGCAAGCGTTCTGATCGGCGCAGATGGCGCGTGGTCGTCAGTCGCCCAGCACAGCGGCCTGCGCACCACCCAGCGGACCGGCGGGCGCTGGGCGGTAGGAGGGCATCTTCGCGAGCAGCCGGACGGCGACGGAGACGACGTCGCGATGTATCTCACTGCCGAAGGCTACTACGCGCGCAATCCGCTCGGCGGCGGCCTGGTGAACGCGATGTATGTCATGCCCACAGCGGTTGCGCCCGAGCGAGCCGACGTCGCCGTCGCCGCGATAACGAATGGGCGCTATGCATTCGACCAAGGGCGTCTGGAGCGCAAAGTCGCGATCGGGCCGCTTCGCTATCAACCCAAGCGGGTGGCCAGCGGTCGTATCCTGCTCGTCGGCGATGCTGCCGGGTTGCTCGACCCGTTCACCGGTCAGGGAGTACCGATGGCGGTGAGCAGTTCGCGTCTAGCCGAGCAGGCCGTGACGTATATGTTGGAAGGCCGCGACCCGGCGCGTGCCGCCCGCACCTATGCCGCTGCCCACGACGCCCTCGTACGCCCGCGTCGCTTCGCCGCTCGTGTCATCGACGCGCTTTTGCGAACCCGGCCGCTGCGCGCAAGGCTTTTCCGACGCGTTGCGCGCGACGTCGGAGCAGCGGAGTCGCTGCTCGCCGCGGTGGCCGGCGCCGACGCGAACGCGAAGATCTCGCCCAAACTCGTGTTGGGTCTCTTGACTTAA